The DNA segment ATGAATTGCAAAGCTTCCACGCTCAAAATTTGTCAAAAATGAAAAGAAGGTAAGCTGAAGCTTTTCTAAAAAGGAATCTTAAAGATTTTTTTAGGCTCAAATATTTCTTAAATCTGAATTTATTTGTTCTGATCGCATTGAAATCGTTGCATTGGCATTTTTTGTTGAAATTCAATCCAATCGATAGGTGAGGTTGAGCTTGTCGAAATCTTTACATGGAGTGAATTGGTAATTTAAGCTTTTCAAAAAAGAAGAATAAATGTTCTAGCCCGATTTTTAGTGGAAATCCTTTTTTTTTGTCCTAAAAATAAGAAGCGGAAAAAGATGATAGGAGAAAGCTGGGAAAGTTTTCGAAAGAAACCAATTTTTCAAGATCCCTGAAAACCTTCCGTAACTTCTAAGTTGTTATAATCATAAAAGAATGGTAGAAAAAATCATTTATTCATCTTTCGAATTCTTCTTAAAAAATTCCATAAATTTGAATCTTTAAAATCAAGAATTAAAAAACATCAAATATACACTATGGATCCTATTTTTGACCTTATTGAACAGGAAAGACAAAGACAAACACACGGAATTGAATTAATTGCTTCTGAAAATTTTGTTTCAGAAAATGTAATGAAAGCAGTAGGTAGTGTATTGACCAACAAATATGCGGAAGGTTATCCCGGAAGAAGATATTATGGAGGTTGTGAAGTGGTAGATGAAATTGAAACATTAGCCATCGAAAGAGCAAAAGAATTATTCGGAATCGAATATGCGAATGTTCAGCCGCATTCTGGATCACAAGCCAATGCAGCAGTTTATCTTTCCATTTTAAAACCTGGAGATCAAATTTTAGGACTAGATCTATCGATGGGTGGCCATTTAACCCACGGATCTTTCGTGAATTTCTCCGGAATTCAGTACAACGCAAATTTCTATGGGGTAGATCGCGAAAGTGGTTTGATCGATTATGATGCCATGCGCCAGAAAGCTTTGGAAGTAAAGCCAAAAATGATCATTGCGGGATATTCTGCTTATTCAAGAGATTTGGATTTTAAAAAATTCCGAGAAGTTGCGGATGAAGTTGGTGCTACTTTATGGGCAGATATTGCACATCCAGCTGGATTAACTGCCAAAGGTTTACTTAGTTCTCCTTTCGAACATTGTCATGTAGTAACTACAACTACACATAAAACTTTGCGTGGACCAAGAGGTGGACTGATTATGATGGGTAAAGATTTTGAAAATACGTACGGTCATAAAACTCCAAAAGGCGAAACGAAAATGATGAGTCAGGTTTTAGACAGTTCTGTGTTTCCAGGAATTCAAGGTGGTCCGTTAGAGCACGTGATTGCAGGAAAAGCGGTAGCATTTGCAGAAGCGATTGATCAAAAATTTGAAGTTTATGCAAAACAAGTGGTAGCCAATGCTCGTGCTTTGGCGAAAGCGATGATCACCCAGGGATTTGATATTGTAAGTGGTGGAACAGATAATCACTTGATGTTAGTTGATCTTAGAAATAAAAATGTAAACGGGAAAGAAACGGAGAAAGCTTTGGTGAAAGCCGATATTACCTGTAATAAAAATATGGTTCCATTTGATGATAAATCTGCCTTTACGACGTCGGGTATTCGTTTGGGTACCGCCGCGATCACGACCAGAGGATTAAAAGAAGCAGATATGGAAGTTCTTGCTGGATTAATCAATGACGTAGTCATCAACATTCATGATGAAAACAAAATCGCTGGTGTTCGTAAAAAAGTAAACGAAATGATGGAAGGTAAGGCGTTGTTTAATTATTAAATAAAAAAGTAAAGGTAAAAGGTAAAGGTTTAGTGGGGTTTCAAAACTAAACCTAACCTTAGCTTCCGCCTCTCAATCATTGCTCTACACGGATTTTACTCAGATGCCAGTTTGAAAGAGGTCAATGGATATTGCGGAAAAGTATTTTTTATTTCAGATTCTCTTCCCAAAAAAGAGGATTATGCCCTAACATCGCAAATACGAAGATCAGCGGAGTATTCCCGTTAATATATCTGAAGGATTTGGCAGAGCAGAGAGTAGAGATAAGACGATTTTTTATAAGTATTCCAAAGGCTCGGCGTACAAAACGAAGAACCATTTGGTATATGGTAGGTTGGTAAAATATTTTGAGGAGCAAAAATCTCAATTAATTATTAATAAAATAGAGATTTTGATACATGAACTTAATAAAATTATTAAGACTTTAGAGCATAAACTCCCACCTCCTGCTTAGCCTTAATCTCACCCTCACCATTAACCTTATCCTTAGTTGGAACAAAAAAAATCATATACTTTCCTCGAAATAAAGCAGAAAATGGTGAACTATTGTGTTTACCAGGATCGTTGCCATCAGGAAGTGGAGCAAAAAATGCGTGATTTTTTATTAGTTCCCGAAGCTAAAGATGAGATTCTTCTTTATTTAATGCAGGAAAATTATTTAAATGAAGAGCGCTTCGCCCGAAGTTATATTCGGGGGAAATTTTACATAAAATCATGGGGACGTAATAAAATTCGCAACCATCTGAAATTCAAAGGGGTCCCGGAAAAGTTAATCAATAATTGTTTCGACGAAATTGAGGATGAGGATTATCAAAAAACTTTAAGCAAGTTGTTTCATAACTACTATTCCAAGCTGAGTGGTTTACAAGTCTACCAAAAGCAATCAAAAACAATTAAATACTTATTGGGAAAGGGTTTTGAGTATGAGGAAATCAAAATTGTAATTTCAGAGATCGACTCGTAATCACTTTAGAATTTGTAGAACAGGAGTTAAGTTTACTTTTCCATATCAGTGTTTTTTGTAATTAAAAGTAAATTTTTCACAATTTTAAAAAATCATCGTAAGAAATGAGTAATAATAACGAAATGAATGGGTTATTATTGGAATTAATTTAAGTAATTTGCAAAACAAATTTTTTTTAATCCAATTCCGACTTTGATTATAATTATATGAAAAAAATCAATCTTCTTATAGCCATTTTTTTGATGGTATCACTTAGCGCGCAAGAGTTCAAATACGGGGTTACCGGAAATTTTCACAAAGGGTCTATTGTTGGAGTACATGATGTCTCTAAAGGGGCTTATGGTGGTACTTTGGGGTTTTTCGGACAATGGCCGCTCGTTGAAAATGACGTCTATGATTCTGCGTGGTTATATATTACCCCTCAGCTTGAATATCATATGGGTGGAGAAATTGCCAAAGCAGATCAAGAGCTTTTCGGAATCCAAAGGTACAGTCATGATTATGTAGCGATGGAAGTGTACTTGAAATGGTTTTTCCACAAAGGAAATATGAAAAGAGATTTATTCCTGTTTGCCGGTCCACGCATTGAATATTTAGTTAGACAGGATAAAAAAGTAGATCCAGGTTATGATTTAGCCTATTATCAGTACAATCTTGATAGTACAGTGAAAAAGTTCGGTTACGGAGTTTCTTTTGGTTTAGGACTGAAAGTTTCTCAGCAGGTAGAAGCCTATTTGCGTTATGATCGTGGATTCAGTAAGGTTTATCCGGATAATAATAACAGAAATACCTACAATAGAATGTTAGGGCTTGGATTTAATTTTTATGTGAAGGAGAACTGGTGGTAAAACTCTCATTATTTAGAAGAGTAAGACTTGTAAAAATAAATATTATTTATCATTTTGGTCTACAAAATATATAACATGAAATATTTTTCGGTATTGATAATGATTACGGTCTTGCTGTGTCAGTCCTGTAATCCTAAGAAAAATATTGTTTACTTGTCCAATAACAACTTTGAGCAAGAAATTTCTCAAGCAAAATACCTGGGTCTTCATATACAGGAAGGAGACCGGTTACAGATTTTGGTTTCAGCTTTTGATGAAATTGCGGTCCGTCCTTTTAATAAATCCAGTATGTCCACCACATCTTCGGTTTCGGCTGATAAGAGTGGAGTTTCTGGTTCGTCTGGCAGTCCCAGTGAATATGTTGTCAATTCCGATGGAACCATTTTATTGCCGACTTTGGGGGCGGTGTATTGTAAAGGAATGACTAAGCAACAGTTAAAACAGGATTTAGAAAGCAGGCTCATGAGGTATTTAACAGATCCTATGGTGACCATCAGCCTTACTAATTTTAGTTTTAGTGTGCTTGGTGAGGTCAAAAGCCCGGGGCAAAAGACCAGTACCAATGAAAAACTGAATCTATTTCAGGCAATGGCTTTAGCAGGCGATGTCACCTATGATGGAAATAAAACCAATGTAAAGTTGATTCGCTACTCGGATTCAGAGGCTAAAGATCAGGTTATTTCACTTGATTTATCAGAAGCTTCAATCGTGAACTCCCCGTACTATTATCTGCAACAAAATGATATTCTGTATGTAGAACCTGATCGAAATAAGCAAGTTGCCGTTCATAGCAACTCCAATGTTGATCAGTGGATCAAATATGGAGGGGTAGGTCTCGGTTTACTCACCTTAATCTTAAGTTTAACACGAAAATAAGGTCGATGGAGCTTTTGGAAAATTCTGTAGCTGTGAAAAAAACACAGTCGGTTGATATAAAAAAAGAAGTTTTTAAGTATCTTAAAAAGTGGCCTTGGTTTCTACTAAGTATGGCGGTTTTTTATACAGCTGCGAAGGTTTACTTGCGCTATGCAGAACCCCAGTTTTATACGAAAACATCCCTAAAACTTCGAGAATCTAATGGTAAAAGCACCGCTCTGAGCGATTTGAAAAACTTGGGAATGGGAGTTAGTGGTGATAATGAATTACAAGGAGAAACTACCGTGATTCTTTCTAAGCCTATTTTAGCCTCTGTCGCAAAGAACTTGAATCTGGATGTGAGTTTTTTCGGAGTTGGTACCATTAAAGAAGTGGAATTATACAACGATTCTCCACTTTCCGGTAAAATCTTGAAAATTTCGGATCCAGCCAAATTTAACGGAGCAACTTATACGATCGATCCTGTAGGAAAAAATTCTTTTAAAATTTCGGGAACTAAACAGGTGTACCGCTTTGGTGCACCGATGAAATTCCCTTTTGGAACCGTTCAAATTGATCTGAAATATGGCACAGTGTTAAACACTCCTATGAAGGTTGTTTTTCGATCTGTTAATAATGTAGTAGGTCATCTGGAAAGTATCATTAATGTAACTTTACCCGAAAATAAAGGTTTGCTGATGGATGTTTCTATGGTGGGCCCTGTTCCCCGAAAGTCAGAGGACATCTTAAATGAACTTGGGAAACAGTACATTATCGATGGGATCAACGATAAAAATCAGGAGGCAAAAAGCACCCAGGATTTCATTAATGAGCGTTTAGAGATTATTACGGATGATCTTTCCGGAATTGAAGGCGAGAAAGAAAAATTCAAAAGGAGTAATCAGATTACCAATTTGGAAGCGCAGGCAAATATCTCACTGGGTAATGCAGAAGAAAATACGAAAACTATCCTAAAGCAGTCTACCCAGTTGGATTTAATCAATTCCGTAATTTCTGCCAGTGCAACGGAGCAGTTGCTGCCTACCGGAATGGGACTTCCCTCCGGAGCCGAAACAACAATTACGGAGTATAACAACTTATTATTAACGCGTAACCGGGTTTTAAAACAGGCTACCGGCGAGAATCCCGCCGTGATTGAAATGAACAAACAGATCTCTGTTCTTAAAAATTTATTGAGAAAAAATTTGATTGAAGCCCGCGAGACCATTCAGTTACAGTTAGGCCAGGCGAATGCGCAACTTAATCTTGCTAAAGGAAACATTAGCAAATTTCCTACTCAGGAGAAAATTTTTCGGAGTATCGACCGGCAGCAGACGTTAAAAGAACAGCTTTATTTGTACCTTCTCCAGAAGCGTGAAGAAAATGCAATTACTTTAGCGGTTACCGCACCAAAAGCTAAAATTATAAATCCTGCCTTTACGACCGGAATTGTAAAACCAGATTACAGGCAGATTATTTATGGGTCTTTAGCAGCAGGCTTTTTTCTGCCGTTATTGCTTTTCATTGGTTGGCAGACTTTGGACACGAGAGTTCATACGAAAGAGCATATTCTGTCTCAAGTATCCGATGGTTCTGTCATTGCAGAAATTCCGGTGAATAAAGAAGAGAATGCGATTGTAAAACCTAATGATTTCTCAGTATTTGCAGAGTCCTTCCGGATATTGGGTTCCAATTTAAAATATCTTTTAAAAGCTAAAGAAATTCGGGATGGAGCCGTTATCCTGATTACTTCATCGGTAAAAGGAGAAGGGAAAACGACTATTTCAATGAACACTGCTTTGACGTTAGCGGGAAAGAATAAGGTAATCATTGTAGGAGCAGATATCCGAAACCCTCAGCTACATCGTTTTGTTGAAGGTGAAAATGTAGGATTAACAGATTACTTGGTCTCCGATGAAGACCATCCTGAATCTTATATTATTTCTTCTAAAATTAATGAAAATTTAGACGTCTTCTTTAGTGGAAGAATAGCACCTAATCCCAATGATTTACTGGATATGAATAAGTTCGACCAGTTAATTGATTTCCTAAAGACGAAATATGATTATGTTATTTTAGACACTGCGCCAGTAATGTTGGTGAGTGATACTTTGCATCTGATTGAGAACTCAGACTTGGTGCTATACGTGGTGAAGTCTAACTTTACAGAGAAAGATATGATCCATTTCGCCACAGGTTTCCAAAAAGATAACCGCATCAAAAATATGGCTTTTGTATTGAATGGAGTTAAACCAGAAGATACCCGTTACGGAAAAAAATATGGTTATGGTTATTATTCCTATACGCATGATCAACCTTTAAAATGGTGGGAGCGTATTTTTTAATTCTTTTTTTAGTAATAGTAGATTGTATTAAATTTATCTATAGTCCGCAGTAATTGTAGTTATAATATTTTAGATGGGTGATCCTTTAGTTAGTGTTGTTGTTGTTTCCTACAATCAGGCGCAGTTTATCGTACAGAACTTAGATTCTTTGAAATCCCAAACTTATACTAACTGGGAACTGATTGTTGCTGATGATGCGTCGTTGGACAATTCTGTGATCGTTTTTAAAAATTGGCTACGTGAAAATAATATTTCAGCAAAAGAAATTTTTCATACCAAAAACACGGGTTTAGCAACTGTTTTAAATGAAGCAGTTAAAATTTGTTTAGGGCAATATGTAAAATTTATTGCGGCTGATGATTTCATGCATCCGGAATGTTTAGAAAAGTCAGTGCGTTGTCTAGAAGAGAAAGGGAAGGAATATGGAATGGTATTTACTGATACTTTTTGCGTGGATGAAAACAGCCAACCTTTACCCGATATTGCAGATTATAATAAGTTAGGAAATATTCCACCCGAAGAATTTAAGAAGGAATTAATTGAAGGAAATCGAATTGCTGCATTAACAGTTTTAATGAGAACCTCCGTTGTAAAAGAAACAGGAGAGTATGATTCAAAATTTATTATTGAGGATTATTATCGGTGGCTAAAAATTAGTGCAAAATATTTAATTGCATATATTCCCGAAAAATTAGCATATTATCGATTACACGGAGAAAATATTTCTAAAACAAAAGCAGAAAGAATATCGACAGAATGCCTGATGCTTCAATTAATGTTCGATCACACAGGCATTTTAAAAGATCGTATTAATAATTTTTTTACTGATCATTATATTTTAAAAAAAGATATTTCAAAGGAATTATTGCGACACTATAATAATTATCCATTTGGTATGAAGATATTAAAATTTTCTATCAGTAATAACGTACCTACCTTCGTATTTAAAATAATATATTCTATCTCCCGCAGAATGAATTTGAAATTACGATAACACTCTGAAAATGGATAATGTTTTAATCTCCGTCATCGTTCCCTGTTACAACCAAGCGCAGTATTTGGATGAATGTCTGCAATCGGTGCTCGACCAAACGTATCAGGATTGGGAATGTATTATAGTTAATGATGGTTCACCGGACAACACTGCAGAAGTTGCTAAAAAGTGGTTGGAAAAAGATGTCCGTTTTAAATATTATTATAAAGAGAATGGTGGTTTATCTTCTGCCAGAAATTTTGGCATTGATAAAGCAGAAGGGGAGTGGATTTTACCACTGGATTCTGATGATTACATTTCTAAAGACTATTTAGATTTAGCCAAAAGTCATTTCGTAAACCAAGACCTAAATGTAATTTATTGCGAAGCGCAAAAATTTGGTGCGGTCAATGAGAAATGGGAACTTGAAGAATTTACTTTGACAAAACTTGCATTGGAAAATTTAATTTTTTGTAGTGCGTTTTTTAGGAAAGCTGATTGGAGGAAGGTTAGCGGCTATGATGAGAATTTGGTGCACGGCTTGGAAGATTGGGACTTTTGGATTTCTCTTTTAAAGGATGGTGGAAAAGTTTTAAAGTTGCAAGAAATTTGCTTTTTTTACCGAATTAAGGAGAAGTCGATGTTGCAAGATCTTAAAGAGAGTAAAAGTATTTTTCCGATTATGTACATCGAAA comes from the Chryseobacterium sp. SNU WT5 genome and includes:
- the glyA gene encoding serine hydroxymethyltransferase, whose protein sequence is MDPIFDLIEQERQRQTHGIELIASENFVSENVMKAVGSVLTNKYAEGYPGRRYYGGCEVVDEIETLAIERAKELFGIEYANVQPHSGSQANAAVYLSILKPGDQILGLDLSMGGHLTHGSFVNFSGIQYNANFYGVDRESGLIDYDAMRQKALEVKPKMIIAGYSAYSRDLDFKKFREVADEVGATLWADIAHPAGLTAKGLLSSPFEHCHVVTTTTHKTLRGPRGGLIMMGKDFENTYGHKTPKGETKMMSQVLDSSVFPGIQGGPLEHVIAGKAVAFAEAIDQKFEVYAKQVVANARALAKAMITQGFDIVSGGTDNHLMLVDLRNKNVNGKETEKALVKADITCNKNMVPFDDKSAFTTSGIRLGTAAITTRGLKEADMEVLAGLINDVVINIHDENKIAGVRKKVNEMMEGKALFNY
- a CDS encoding regulatory protein RecX, with the translated sequence MVNYCVYQDRCHQEVEQKMRDFLLVPEAKDEILLYLMQENYLNEERFARSYIRGKFYIKSWGRNKIRNHLKFKGVPEKLINNCFDEIEDEDYQKTLSKLFHNYYSKLSGLQVYQKQSKTIKYLLGKGFEYEEIKIVISEIDS
- a CDS encoding outer membrane beta-barrel protein, with the protein product MKKINLLIAIFLMVSLSAQEFKYGVTGNFHKGSIVGVHDVSKGAYGGTLGFFGQWPLVENDVYDSAWLYITPQLEYHMGGEIAKADQELFGIQRYSHDYVAMEVYLKWFFHKGNMKRDLFLFAGPRIEYLVRQDKKVDPGYDLAYYQYNLDSTVKKFGYGVSFGLGLKVSQQVEAYLRYDRGFSKVYPDNNNRNTYNRMLGLGFNFYVKENWW
- a CDS encoding polysaccharide biosynthesis/export family protein; its protein translation is MKYFSVLIMITVLLCQSCNPKKNIVYLSNNNFEQEISQAKYLGLHIQEGDRLQILVSAFDEIAVRPFNKSSMSTTSSVSADKSGVSGSSGSPSEYVVNSDGTILLPTLGAVYCKGMTKQQLKQDLESRLMRYLTDPMVTISLTNFSFSVLGEVKSPGQKTSTNEKLNLFQAMALAGDVTYDGNKTNVKLIRYSDSEAKDQVISLDLSEASIVNSPYYYLQQNDILYVEPDRNKQVAVHSNSNVDQWIKYGGVGLGLLTLILSLTRK
- a CDS encoding GumC family protein; amino-acid sequence: MELLENSVAVKKTQSVDIKKEVFKYLKKWPWFLLSMAVFYTAAKVYLRYAEPQFYTKTSLKLRESNGKSTALSDLKNLGMGVSGDNELQGETTVILSKPILASVAKNLNLDVSFFGVGTIKEVELYNDSPLSGKILKISDPAKFNGATYTIDPVGKNSFKISGTKQVYRFGAPMKFPFGTVQIDLKYGTVLNTPMKVVFRSVNNVVGHLESIINVTLPENKGLLMDVSMVGPVPRKSEDILNELGKQYIIDGINDKNQEAKSTQDFINERLEIITDDLSGIEGEKEKFKRSNQITNLEAQANISLGNAEENTKTILKQSTQLDLINSVISASATEQLLPTGMGLPSGAETTITEYNNLLLTRNRVLKQATGENPAVIEMNKQISVLKNLLRKNLIEARETIQLQLGQANAQLNLAKGNISKFPTQEKIFRSIDRQQTLKEQLYLYLLQKREENAITLAVTAPKAKIINPAFTTGIVKPDYRQIIYGSLAAGFFLPLLLFIGWQTLDTRVHTKEHILSQVSDGSVIAEIPVNKEENAIVKPNDFSVFAESFRILGSNLKYLLKAKEIRDGAVILITSSVKGEGKTTISMNTALTLAGKNKVIIVGADIRNPQLHRFVEGENVGLTDYLVSDEDHPESYIISSKINENLDVFFSGRIAPNPNDLLDMNKFDQLIDFLKTKYDYVILDTAPVMLVSDTLHLIENSDLVLYVVKSNFTEKDMIHFATGFQKDNRIKNMAFVLNGVKPEDTRYGKKYGYGYYSYTHDQPLKWWERIF
- a CDS encoding glycosyltransferase family 2 protein translates to MGDPLVSVVVVSYNQAQFIVQNLDSLKSQTYTNWELIVADDASLDNSVIVFKNWLRENNISAKEIFHTKNTGLATVLNEAVKICLGQYVKFIAADDFMHPECLEKSVRCLEEKGKEYGMVFTDTFCVDENSQPLPDIADYNKLGNIPPEEFKKELIEGNRIAALTVLMRTSVVKETGEYDSKFIIEDYYRWLKISAKYLIAYIPEKLAYYRLHGENISKTKAERISTECLMLQLMFDHTGILKDRINNFFTDHYILKKDISKELLRHYNNYPFGMKILKFSISNNVPTFVFKIIYSISRRMNLKLR
- a CDS encoding glycosyltransferase family 2 protein, yielding MDNVLISVIVPCYNQAQYLDECLQSVLDQTYQDWECIIVNDGSPDNTAEVAKKWLEKDVRFKYYYKENGGLSSARNFGIDKAEGEWILPLDSDDYISKDYLDLAKSHFVNQDLNVIYCEAQKFGAVNEKWELEEFTLTKLALENLIFCSAFFRKADWRKVSGYDENLVHGLEDWDFWISLLKDGGKVLKLQEICFFYRIKEKSMLQDLKESKSIFPIMYIESKHINFFHQQLGTFNKISKLNRQHEELIDILIHKRKFSRFVNQIYSLFESKLFKYKM